TCCAGGTCACCGGAGTCTCGAAGGCCGAGCTGCTCCAGCAAGGCGGAAGGGCCGAGAGCACGGCCACGGTCGGCGAACGGGTGCGGGAGGCCCGAGCACGAGCCGCCGCTCGCCTCGTCGACACCCCGTGGCGGACCAACGCCGAAGTACCCGGGCACGAACTGCGCACGCGATGGCAACTCGCACCCGGTTCGCTCACCGACGCGGAACGTGACCTCGACCGGGGCCTGCTCACCGCCCGCGGCCTCGACAGAGTGCTGCGCGTCGCATGGACGGTCGCCGACCTCGCCCACCGCGACCGCCCCAACCGGTGCGACATCCAGACCGCGCTGACGCTACGCACCGGCATCCAACGCACGGCCCGTCCGACCGATCGCCGCGTCGACCCGTACGCCGAATCCGACGCCGACCTCGGAGGTGAATTCTGATCGCCCCTCATCTGCTGGATCGCCAGGATCACTGCGGCGCTCGACCGTCCGCCTGCCCGCCGACCGCCCCATCACCACGGAGCCCGTGTGACCGCCTGCCCCGCACCCCGTGACCACGCCGACCTCGCCTGCGCCCCGGCCGACCCACCGTCCAGCGAGGGACCGGCCCGACACCTCACCGCCTGCCCGCCCGACGGCCGCGCGCCAGCAGAAGCCGGCGACCGCCTCCGGCAACTGGTGCGTGGGGCGGGCCCGCCCGCCCTGCAGCGACCGCAACTTCCACGGTGGGCCCCCGACGATCCGACAGCGGGGGATCCGGTCGGCGCGGGCCCGCCCGGAGACACTCCGCCGGTCGCCAGGGCCTCGGCCGACGACACCCCAACCGGCCCGGCTCCAGGTGATCGACGTGCCGTCAGACCCACCAAATGGGCTGCGGCCACCACCGTGCCCGATCCGCCCGACCCGGAGCGGGTGGCCCGGGCCGCGCTCACCAGGCTCATCGAGCCCGGAGACGCAGCGATCGGCCGATCCGTCCAACGCCTCGGTGCGGTCCGGCTGTTGCAGGGCATCCAGGAGGGCGCACCGCCGGACCGACTGGGCCTCGGCGCCGACCGGATCGCCGCCTACCAGGAGCGGCTGCGGAAGTTCAACCCGGCTGTCGACCTGGAGCGGATCGCCAAGCTCGGTGGGAGGTTCATCATTCCGGGCGACATCGAGTGGCCCTCCCAACTCGACGACCTCGGTGACAGCCGCCCGGTCGGGCTGTGGGTCCGTGGCCGGCTGTCGCCCCGGCTGCCCTCGCTGCGGCTGCTCGCCCTGCGCTCGGTCGCCGTGGTCGGATCGCGGGCCTGTACCGGCTACGGCCGGCACGTCGCGGGCCAGCTCGGCTCCGAACTCGCCGAGCGCGGGTGGGTGGTGGTCTCCGGCGCGGCCTACGGGGTCGACACCGCCGCGCACCTCGGCGCCTTGGCGGTCAACGGGATGACGATCGCCGTCCTCGCCAGCGGCGTCGACATCTGCTACCCGCGCGGGAACGAGGCGCTGATCCAACGGATCGCGAACGACGGCCTGCTGGTCAGCGAGTTGGCGCTCGGGATGAACCCGACCAGGTTCAGATTCGTGCTCCGCAACCGGGTGATAGCGGCCCTCACCCGCGGCACCGTGGTGGTCGAAGCCGCACCGCGCAGCGGCGCGCTCAGCACCGCACGGCGCGCCCGAGACCTCAACCGGCACACGATGGGCGTTCCGGGCCCGGTCACCTCGGAGCTCTCGGCCGGCGTGCACGCACTGATCCGGACCGGTGCGGCGAGCATGGTCACCAACGGGGCCGAGGTGGGAGAGCTGGTCGGCTCCATCGGCGCGGACCTGGCACCGGAGCGCGTCGGCCCGATCCTGCCGAGGGACGCACTGGAGCCGCCGGTGGCCCGCGTGCTCGAAGCCGTACCCGCCAGCGCGGACGGCGCGCCGGTCCTGCGAATCGCCCGGTACGCGGCGCTCTCCGAGGAAGCCACCGTTCATCACCTGCACGAGCTCGGTTCGCTCGGGTTCGTCGAGCGACACGGAGCGCACTGGAGGCTGGTCCGACGCAAGCGATCACATCCGAGCACGGGCGGACACGGTGAGTGAGCCGAACGGGTCAACTCGGTCAACACGACGGACAGGAGGGTGAGTTGAGAGGAGAGTGACAGTCGGTGAGCATCGTCGGGCAGCAGTGCGATGCGGGCTCGGCAGGCCACGGTCCGACCACGGCCGACAGTCCGTGCTGGTCGGCGGGTCGACCGAGGGTGGAAGACCTGGGCTCCGGTCGGTCGCCCTGCCGCGACGCGCCGATGGAGGCCGTTGCTGCCACCGGATCGGGCGACGCCCGAGTGGCGGTAGCGCTGTGCAGTGACTCGGTCACGCTACGCTCGCTTATGGCGTCCCTATCAGCACATGACTCGGCAGAACGGCGCAGACCAACGCATGCCCACTCACATTCCCGGACACAGGGTGACCGGTGACGGTCGGTCCCCGGACGGGACGGGGGCCGAGACCCGCAATGCCGCGGAACTACGGGCCAGGTCCTCGGGAGTCGTGGGAATGACGAGGTCGGGCACCCCCCCGACCGCGAGCCCACAGCCC
The DNA window shown above is from Streptomyces sp. TLI_171 and carries:
- the dprA gene encoding DNA-processing protein DprA, coding for MPDPPDPERVARAALTRLIEPGDAAIGRSVQRLGAVRLLQGIQEGAPPDRLGLGADRIAAYQERLRKFNPAVDLERIAKLGGRFIIPGDIEWPSQLDDLGDSRPVGLWVRGRLSPRLPSLRLLALRSVAVVGSRACTGYGRHVAGQLGSELAERGWVVVSGAAYGVDTAAHLGALAVNGMTIAVLASGVDICYPRGNEALIQRIANDGLLVSELALGMNPTRFRFVLRNRVIAALTRGTVVVEAAPRSGALSTARRARDLNRHTMGVPGPVTSELSAGVHALIRTGAASMVTNGAEVGELVGSIGADLAPERVGPILPRDALEPPVARVLEAVPASADGAPVLRIARYAALSEEATVHHLHELGSLGFVERHGAHWRLVRRKRSHPSTGGHGE